The stretch of DNA ACTAACCCAGTTTAGACCAAATATTCCTGGCAAGGctcaagaagaaagaaaattcttgcTTCAAACCCAGGGTTCATTAATACCTCAAACACTCTAAAAGGAAGATGGAATTGCCTGAATGttatagaataaaaataataaagcaaacGCAAACAATGGTGTTTTAAGAACTGGACTTTGTAGTTGAAGTATATAAAAATCCTTGGGAAGTAAAAACAGCTTCCACAAAGCTCTGAATAACGCATTTTATGCAAAGCTCAACTAGGAGCCACCTCGAAATTCTTTACACAttccataaagaaaaaaaaaatccattatctTACAGCAAAAAGGAAGCAATAAAATATAAGATGACCCTGCAGGAAGCAAGACCGCCTGTGCCGAAACCCCGGCGTGGATAACCCCGGGCACCggagcagggatgctccaggacgctccccgcgctgccccgggcACCGCCGGCCCAGAGCGCAGCAGGACGTGTCCCCCTGCTCGCCCGCTcccccaggggcagctctgcctggctgccagcccGAGGAGCCCCCATCCCCCGGGATCCCACCGGGAGCACACCCGGGAGCACACCCGGGAGCACACCCGGAGCACACCCGGAGCACACCGGCCGTGCTggccccgccgggccgcgcACACACCCCGGTGTCAGCCAGCCCTGCACGCCACAGCCCGGGCAGCACCTCCTCGCAACCATCCTCAAAAGGGACATTTCCAGCAGCTCGGGGGAATCTGCTTATTTAAACTGTCCCTGAAATGCTCCTCCCCGATGCAGAAACGCTTCTTGCTTTGACACAGAGTTTACGATTATCATTAAAGATACagtgagagcagaggaaataaaCTCACCAAAAATCCCCAGGAAACAAATTGAACACAACATGAAATTAAACTAGTTATGTAAAAGATTAGCATCGAGCATTTCTTCTCTGTCAAAATAAATGGTAAGACACACTCAGTGTTCAAGTATCAAGGTGGAATCCAGCCAcagattttgattttcctttctggaTCTCTTACATTTCAAATCGCTTTAaacacttcaaagaaaaaaacatgtacAACAGAATCATAACCTACGAAAGAAATTGAGAATGAAAGCAAGCTAAAAGCTGTCTTcctgaaacaaaaaagaaatcctcACACACTTCATTCCAACCATGGGAAAATGGAGCAAATATAGTGCACGGAGAGCCCCGGGACTGGCGGGAACACCCTGGGGATCCAAGTGTCAACAGAGCAATAAACCCAGCATGTTAAACCAGCTCCTTCATCAAACGCCTGCAAATCCTGGGTTTGTGTAGAGGCACTGGCAGGGCCATTTTCTAACAGACCTCACAAAATCCCCCTCCTCCGAGGAGGCCACACACTGCCGGTGCAAGGAGTTAAATacacagcagctggagagacAACCGGGTGTTCCCCTGGGATGGGAACTGTTCCTGCGGCACAGCCGAGCAcagctgcccccagagctgccccccagagctgccccccagagctgccccccagagctgccccccagagctgccccccagagctgcccccgGAGCTGCCCCCGGAGCTgccccccagagctgcccctctgCATCACTCGAGCAAACACAACCACCCAGGCACTGGCCGCAGGTAGAAGCAGCTCCCCACACCCCCTCCCGGCAGCCCTCCTGCCGTTCTGCTCAGGAGTTAAATTCCAGGTGTGCTTAGGTCTGGCTGCAAATATTCTTATCTCTTCTAAAGGCAGTTATTGAACAGGCTGCTGAGTATTTCCCACTCGGAATCTTCTTGTCCATGTAAGGTAAATGCGATACCGAGCACAGTGAAAACTCCAGTTCAGCTTAAATGCAATTCTAGAAATTTACCCAGCAACCAAGTTATTTTTGTGCATAACATTTAAGTAATgctaggaaggaaaaaaagcccacagtGATTGATCCTCTAACCCCTGGGAACGAGGGAGCTTTTGTATACACTTAAATACTTCCTTCCATACTGCCTGTGTATGGATCCTGCTACCACACGCTCGATTTTCCCTCTAGGCTGTACCttggaagttttatttttgtttatttactttttagaGCGTGCCAgctcccttccccttttcttccctttaataCCAATAATTGAGTAGTTGCTTAAAGCTGCTGTTGTACTGTGGGATAAACATTCTCCAGCGATGTCTAATCAGCCACACATACCAAatggaaggggggaaaaaaaggacaaaaagccCGAGCAACAAACCAGCATGCATGGAGTTGTGCTGAACACACTTGTAGCGTTTTAATCAAGAGCAACAAAAACTAATTACCTTGAATAGCCATTAGAGAAAGCAGGTCTGCCAGAGAGGTTGAGCGTTCCCAGTGGAGCCAATGCCTCGTCCCCTGATCCCTGGCACCTATTCCAATTTTCTGACCCGGCAGGAAGAGATGGAATGATATTAAAAATTGGTTTCTGATCCTGCTGCTGCGAGAGAGACGCAGTATTTAAATCATAATGGTACATCTgtcccccagaggtgctgacTCCGTGGATGGAGATGGCCGAGACTTTCGTACCCAGCAGGTTTGACCCGGAGAAGTTGGCCTGGCAGTAGAGCGGGCCCATGTTTTCCTGCTTGATGCCGGGAGTACACAGTTCAATGAagtcttccttttctgttttcacttgAGGCATTGGCATTTTGGAACTGGGTAAAAGGTCACCACGGTCATTAATTTTAGGTTTAGTGTCAGATAAAAGTGGAGGCTTGCAGTCTTCACCGAGACTTCCTTCCAGGAGAAAGGCGTCATCCGCGGAGATGGGGGAGAGCAAGCCACCCTCATCCAGCAACGGGTCCAGCCGCCACGGGCTCCCGTTGGGCTCCTTGCCCGGCGACACCGGCGGCAATTCCAAATCCTGGAGGATATCCAGGGTGCTTTGGTCGTCAGAGAACAACTTCAGGTTGCCACCATTCGAGCCCACCTGGCTTTGCACGGCAGCTCCCGGCTCGGCGGGGACGCTGCGCCCGGCCATGCCTGGGAAATCCGGCTCGAGCGGCGCCTCAGAAGACGCGGTTCCCTTCGTGTCCTCGGCCAGGCTCGAGGACTTGTTCAAGCTCGCAATGCTTTCCTCCAGGAGCCTGAAGTCCGTTTCTCCAGAGGAGATGCCAATTTGGCCCTGGTGCGAAAATCCAAGGTCGTTTCCCATCACTTTTGCGTCTGTTTCACCCATGTACAGTCCCATGGAGAGCGACACTGCCTTGGAAAGGTCTGGCTGAGGCACATTGTTTCCTAATCCTTTTGGAAAGTCAGCCAAAGCAGGTTGCTGACTGGAATCCGACTGAGAagatgcagggagaggggaTGCAGACACAGGGGCTTGGACAGTAGCTCCACCCCTGAAGGGTGGATGGAAGTCCATCACGATCCCTCCTTTGGTACTGATGAGTGCATTTTTCCTGGTTTCGTCTTGATCCGACGGGTTAAGCAATTCTTTGGAATCCATTACTTTACCATTAACTATAAAAAGATGAGAAGCAGTCAAAGTCAGCACAGCAAGGGCACATTAataacagctttaaaataaaaagtctaAGTCCTTTGCCTGGCGAacctggctcagctgctgcgAGAGCGAAGGCACGGCTCACCACACTCCGGGCTGACACGTGCCACGTCCCTCAAACACACTGCGCGTGTTTCtaggggggtttggggtttgttttctgtctAGTGAGGAGGAACTCTGCATTTTAAAGCTTTGCTAAAGGTGGATGAGGGGGTAATGCTGCCTGCACTCAACTCAAGCTACAGCACATGAGCTCTCTGCACGCACTCCCCAGCTCGGTCACCCATTCCCACACTAAGGAACTGTAAGAATTGTTAAGGGACCCGGTTTACAAATATTGCCAGGTAAATTTCCCTGGTATTTAACTACACCTTGAGCAGGGGAAAAGGACATTTGGCAcctttcccaggcagctctCCCCTTGCAGAGCAGGTCCGGAGCTCCCGGAGGCGGCAGCTCCGTGGTTTGGCATTCCCCAGGAGCCGACCCGCCACAAACACAGCGTTCGCCACCCTTGCACGGGATCAGTCTTAAAACCCAACCCACCCATCTCGCAGTAAACCCCGCAAAATTCCTTAAATACATCTCAAGTTTATAAATAAAATCCAGCTAAAAACAAAGCAGGATTTTTACTAGCTTCCAGCACTCTACCCGTTCACGGCTGCTCTGCAAACACACCCGACACTGAAAACAAACCTCGTAACTTTCAGATGTTTGTGTTTGCtacatgtctttttttttttttttcagaggagaGCATAAACGTTTGGAGAAACACCGTAAATTCTCCGCCAAACTTCCGACACGGTGTCCGGCCTTCCGCCGTGCCGCGGTCGGGGGCAGAGCCCGCTGCCAGCCCGTGCCCTCCcgccgggacagggacagcccgaCGCGGGCACGGCGCGGCTCCCGGCGCTggcagcgcggccccgccgctaTTTCTGTGTGCAAAGTTAAGGCTGCGAGCGCCCCAAAGGCCCCACGTGTAAAACCTTAAGGTGGCCCGGGCCAGCTGGTcccgggcgggggcggcccggcGGCTCCGGCAGCCCCTCGGCGGGTGCGGGGTGCCCGGGGCAGCGGAGCCCCAGCGCCGCGCCCCGGGAGCCGCAGCCCGGccagcccggcccggagcggggcAGCCCCGAACTGCCGCGCTGCTTAAGGTGGACACGCAACAGCGACCGGAAAAAATACAACTATCTACCTCCAGCGCTGCCTTCTTCCTTTTTACGcgaaggggagggaaaaggtAGTTATTTCATTTGACAATTCCCCCAACgcccaaaaaaaaccaaggcaGCGAATCATCCAGGGTAGGAAACGTGTCAAAAATCAGCTGCGAGAGTCTGCCCAAGGGCGGAAAACGCTGCAAACACTTAAAACCGCCGGATTGCGATCAATTCGCCTTTGCAAAGTACAGTTTTCAGAGCAATGTGTCGGGACCTGTTGAGCCGTCTCCCGGCACACCCACTCGTGCGGAGCCGGCCCCGCGCGGGCTCGgccgcgctccccgcccgcGGCCCCCGCTCCCCCGGGACGCGGACACGGGGGGCCCGCCCGGGGgtccccgcgccccgccgggccggccccgccgcctttcccggccctgcccgggctcCTCCGGGggcggctcggctcggctcccCCCGGCCCGGGCATTCCTGCGGGGACCGCCGCCGCTCCCTCCGCCAAGTTCCCGGGGGGAAGCGCAGCCCCCGCGGGACCCCCGCCGCCCTTACCTCGTCCGGGGGAGGGCGCTGGGGCTCCTTCAGCCGCCCACGGCCATGGCggcccgcggcgggggcggcagCCGGCGGGGGGGGTCAACAGCCGCCCCtcggggccgcggcggcggcaccgCTCCCCCGCTGCCGCTCCGCTGATGCCGCTCCGGCCGCGGCCGCTGCTCCTCCCGCGGGCCGCGGGCCCCGGACCCCGACCCgtccccgcccgccgccgcggcGCCCCCTCCGTTAATTAGCGCTAATTGCCTGCGCGGACCTCGCCCCCCCGCGCTCCCCGCCCCGTCCCtccgccgggcagcgccgcgctCGGCAGTTCTGCCCCCGCCACAAAATGGAGgacggcggcggccgcgcctccccttcccctccctcgctccctccctccctccgccTCCCCGACGTGAGAGGGAGTGCAGGCAGCGCGCTCGGccagcggcggccgcggccggaGCTGCTCCGCGCccgcctcgcctcgcctcggCCGCGCCGTGCCCAGCCCGGctccggccgcgccgccgcccggccccggggccAGCCCAGCCGAGGGGGAACGGTGCGACCTGTTGGCCGCGGCGGGAAAGTgcagccgggccgggcagggcagagcaggatggacagggcacagcaggatggacagggcacagctgggcacagcgggcagggcacagcaggatggacagggcagggcagagtgggcagggcaggatggacagggcacagctgggcagagcgggcagggcacggctggGCATGGCAGAatggacagggcagggcagaacgggcagggcacagcagaatggacagggcacagcagaatggacagggcacagctctgcagaatggacagggcacagctctgcagaatggacggggcacagctctgcagagcgggcagggcagagctgggcagagcaggcagggcagagctgagcagggcagggggagatgCTCCTGCTCGGCCCTGCCGCCCATGTCCAGCTCCGGGCTCTACTCTAAAGCCAAGACGctactggagagggtccagcGGAGGCCACGAAGATGttgaggggtctggagcatcttTCTGATGGAGGAGGgactgtgggagctgggctgggttaGTCCGGGGAGGACTGAGGGGGATCCCATCAGTCCATACAAACATCTCCGAGGGCTGgcagaggatggtgccagaccCTGTTCAGTGGTgccagagacaggacaaggagcaataAACTCCAACACAACGAGTTCCACTCAACATGAAGAAGAACTTCCTTCCATGGAGGGTGGCAGGcgctggaacagctgcccagggaggggctggagttTCCCTGTCTGGAAacatcccaaacccacctggacacaTTCCTGTGCCACCTTCAGatgaccctgccttggcagagggATGGACAAGATGAAGACATTTTACAGCACCATTAtatggccttttttttttttttttttttttttttttttttaagttatgaGGTTTTTTATAGGCAACACTGACTTTTGGAAGctgttattttacttttaaaatgcaaaacacatGCACACAATGTTacattaacattattttttccccacaagtTATGAGAAATGGTTCTAAAAATTGTAGCTCTTCCCCATTTTTGAAAGATGTGTTTAAAGCAGCCTTCAAAACTGTCTTGTGGTGCATTTTGAATGATGCAATGGATTTACAGCTCTCAGGAAACGCTTCTTCCCATGTGAGGGAACCGGAATAGCAGAAGTCAGAGTGTTCACAGAGACTGTGAAACCTCTGtcaccagagcagggctgttGCAGAGGTCCTGGCTGTTCAATAAAGACAACGTCTCTCAAAGCATGAAATCCAAAATTGCTGCTGGGACTACACCTGGCAAATTTACACTATTGCTCTGTGAatgttctgctgcagaaactgtcCTGCATTTGAGAACCCTTCTTCCCCCTGCAATTTGGGGAACTCAAATATTAGGGTACATGTGGGAGAAcatcagcctggaggagagctGTAGCTCCTTCTGTAGTTTGGGGAAACTGGAATAACAAAGCTGTTTATTTCTAAGACATTTAGATGAGAACATCTGTTTATAAACACCCGTTCAGATGCTTAATTACAGCTGGGTTTGTGCAGTAATGGGTAGGACACTCCTTCTCTAATGAATAATTCTTTATCTTAATGTCATCTTTGATCCAAAAGAACCCAATTTTGGATTATTACACAGAATTTTACTGtgccctgtgagggtgggcaggccctggcacacatttcccagagcagctgtggctgcccctggatctctggcagtgccaggctgggcactggggctgggagcagcctgggacagtgggaggtgtcctgccatggcaggggtggcagtgagGGACTTTTAGGGTCCTTTGGGGGCCGAGGCGTGCTGTGATCCTGTGAATTCTCTCGGCAGCCCCCGGAGCGGTGCCGCTGCCGCTGTCCCtgcgggcagggagggcaggggggctcTGCCGGGCACGGcggtgcccctgcccagggctgccgCTGCTCCGTGCCCGCTCTCCCGGTGCCACTCCCGGTGCCACTCCCGGGCTGTGTCCGCAGCTCCGCTCCGGCTCCACACCGGAGTCTGTCCCTCAGATCAGTTCCCTGTGAAAGGGTTTCTGTTGAATGGAGCGGATGAGAAATGTCAGATGTTTTCTGCCTCTCTGTAAAACCGGGGAAAGAATGTCACAGGTTGGCCTCCTCCGGGTGCTCCTCGGCCGGGAGGGGCCAGAGCGTCCCGCGGGCAGTGACGGGGATGTTCCTGTGCCTGGGATGCTCCTGTGCCTGGGGATGCTCCTGTGCCCGGGGATGCTCCTGTGCCCGGGGATGCTCCTGTGCCCGGGGATGTTCCTGTGCCCGGGGATTCTCCTGTGCCCGGGGATGTTCCTGTGCCCGGGGATGTTCCTGTGCCCGGGGATGTTCCTGTGCCCGGGGATTCTCCTGTGCCCGGGGATGTTCCTGTGCCCGGGGATTCTCCTGTGCCCGGGGATGTTCCTGTGCCCGGGGATTCTCCTGTGCCCGGGGATGTTCCTGTGCCCGGGGATGTTCCTGTGCCCGGGGATTCTCCTGTGCCCGGGAATGTT from Prinia subflava isolate CZ2003 ecotype Zambia chromosome 16, Cam_Psub_1.2, whole genome shotgun sequence encodes:
- the NR3C1 gene encoding glucocorticoid receptor, with translation MDSKELLNPSDQDETRKNALISTKGGIVMDFHPPFRGGATVQAPVSASPLPASSQSDSSQQPALADFPKGLGNNVPQPDLSKAVSLSMGLYMGETDAKVMGNDLGFSHQGQIGISSGETDFRLLEESIASLNKSSSLAEDTKGTASSEAPLEPDFPGMAGRSVPAEPGAAVQSQVGSNGGNLKLFSDDQSTLDILQDLELPPVSPGKEPNGSPWRLDPLLDEGGLLSPISADDAFLLEGSLGEDCKPPLLSDTKPKINDRGDLLPSSKMPMPQVKTEKEDFIELCTPGIKQENMGPLYCQANFSGSNLLGTKVSAISIHGVSTSGGQMYHYDLNTASLSQQQDQKPIFNIIPSLPAGSENWNRCQGSGDEALAPLGTLNLSGRPAFSNGYSSPGMRSDVSSSPSTASATTGPPPKLCLVCSDEASGCHYGVLTCGSCKVFFKRAVEGQHNYLCAGRNDCIIDKIRRKNCPACRYRKCLQAGMNLEARKTKKKIKGLQQGAAGAREAPEAAGSKSMVPATLPQLTPTLVSLLEVIEPEVLYSGYDSSLPDSSWRILSTLNMLGGRQVVAAVKWAKAIPGFRNLHLDDQMTLLQYSWMFLMAFALGWRSYKQSNGNLLCFAPDLIINEQRMNLPCMYEQCKHMLMVARELSRLQVSYEEYLCMKTLLLLSTIPKEGLKSQSLFEEIRMTYIKELGKAIVKREGNSSQNWQRFYQLTKLLDSMHDVVENLLSFCFQTFLDKSMSIEFPEMLAEIISNQIPKYSNGNIKKLLFHQK